The following are encoded in a window of Acropora muricata isolate sample 2 chromosome 6, ASM3666990v1, whole genome shotgun sequence genomic DNA:
- the LOC136919202 gene encoding CD151 antigen-like, translating to MGLDCGMRCLKFLLCVFNLVFWAAGIAVMAVGIFARVSASNYSALMEEGGFKSAANILIAAGALVMIIGAIGCCGAMKEKKWLLLLYAFLVMMIFILEIASGIMAYSQRDKVIGRIEHTVNKTITLDYGEKGQEKLTEAVDRVQQELKCCGVLSPKDWKKSNWYKSTGKGNKEDTPESCCIKKEAKCSVSGNTDAIYKEGCSQALQDFAKSKMAVIGGIGVGIAILQVLGIIFAICLYRSIGYEKI from the exons ATGGGGCTGGATTGCGGAATGAGATGTTTAAAGTTTCTGCTTTGTGTCTTCAATCTTGTGTTCTGG GCCGCTGGTATTGCAGTGATGGCCGTTGGAATCTTCGCACGAGTGAGCGCCAGCAATTACTCCGCATTGATGGAAGAGGGCGGATTTAAGTCAGCCGCAAACATCTTGATTGCTGCGGGTGCTCTGGTAATGATCATCGGTGCTATTGGATGCTGTGGTGCAATGAAAGAGAAGAAATGGCTGCTTCTCTTA TACGCCTTCTTAGTGATGATGATCTTTATTTTGGAAATCGCTTCTGGAATCATGGCCTACTCTCAGAGAGACAAG GTGATCGGTAGGATAGAACACACGGTGAACAAAACCATTACGCTGGACTACGGGGAGAAGGGCCAGGAGAAGCTCACAGAGGCAGTTGACAGGGTCCAACAGGAG TTGAAATGCTGTGGAGTACTAAGCCCTAAAGACTGGAAGAAGTCAAATTGGTACAAATCAACAGGGAAAGGAAACAAAGAAGACACCCCCGAGTCCTGCTGCATTAAGAAGGAAGCAAAATGCAGCGTATCTGGAAATACGGATGCTATATACAAAGAA GGTTGCTCACAAGCACTGCAAGATTTTGCTAAAAGCAAAATGGCTGTGATCGGAGGAATAGGTGTCGGGATCGCCATTTTACAG GTTCTGGGAATAATATTCGCCATCTGCTTGTACCGTTCCATTGGCTATGAGAAGATATGA